The Magnetococcus marinus MC-1 genome contains the following window.
TAAGAGGGTGGCGAAACCCAAACGCTCTGGGGAAAACCGTGGGGCGCCCAGAACCAAGGCTAACTCGGTGGCATGCAACGCTTTGGGTAAAGGCACTCTTAGTGTTGAGCGCTCTTGACGATGGATCGGCAGCCTAAGGGCTTAGCTTTAATCACATTGGCATGCGGCCCTGTTGTTATTTTTGCGACATGGTCATCTCTACCCCCGACTGCCCCTGCTGCAACCGCTTAACATGCCATTGGATCAGCGGGTCCGTGGGGTAACGGGTAAGCAAATCATCAAATGTTTTAGCTGCTTGGCTTTCCCCCTGCTGTAATTGCTGATAGGCTGCGAGATAGGCCTGCATCTGCGGTGAGTCATAAGACTCTTGGCTAAGGGGTTCAAAGACCTCTAAGGGCTGTGACTTGCCTTTTAGAATCAGTGCTCCTACCGGGCGGCCTATAAAGGTCGCATCTTGCATGACCGACGCCACGCTGATGCAGACCCGTGTACCCAGATGTTTATTAACACTCTCCAAGCGTGCAGCGGTATTGATGGGATCCCCCAAAGCGCGGTAGTCAAGCAGTTTGGATCCTCCAAAATTCCCCACAATGACCCGCCCCGTATGAACACCAATACGGGTGCAGCCCAGGGGAATGCCCTGGGCTTGCTGTTGCTGGCGGAACTGTTGAGCAAAGATGTCCATATCTCGGGCGCAGGCAATGGCCCGTGCCGCATGATCGGCTTGGGGTAGCGGGGTAGAAAACAGGACCGCCACGGCATCCCCCACAATACGGTCTAGGGTGCCTTCGTGTTGAAAGGCAATAGAGACCATGCCATCCAGGTAGCCGTTCAGCATCGCGACCAATGTGGGGGGCTTATACTGCTCCATCAGGCTGGTAAAGCCTTCTAGATCGGTCATAACAAAGGAGCACTCGCGCTCTTCGCCACCCAGTTTTAAGCTATCTTTATTCTCGACCAAATATTTAACCCGGTTGGGCGAGACATAACGCACAAAAGCATCTTTAACCCAACGTTCATCCTTGGCAAGCTGGAGGTATTGCGGGATCAATGTGGAGACAAACAGTAACAGCATGCATAAAATGGGATAAAGAGGATCAATAAAGATCTGTTGCTGGCTAAACAGGTGCCAGCAGTAGCTTGCAAAACCCACCATGGCGGCCACCACAAAAAGAATGGCCCACACTGGCCGGAAGCGAGCCAATAGGGTATAGAGCAGCAGCCAAAATAGAATAAATCCAGTCACGATTTTATCATCGAGCAAGGGGGGCTGTTGTAGATAGTTGCCTTCGATCAACTGTTCGGTCAACTGCACATGCACTTCAACCCCAGGCACCAGCTCCTTGAGTGGGGTGAAAATGGTATCTCCTAACCCTTTGGAGGTTGCCGCAATGAAGACCAAATGGTTGGCAATCAGCGCGGGTTCGACCTTTCCCTTGAGCAACTCAGCGGCAGAGATGTAGCGCGATGGATTTAAGGGGCGATAGTGCAAAAACACCTCACCCGCCGCTGTGATGGGACGCTCAATTGAGGCCAGTTTTAAACGGCGCAAGCCTGCGGGCCCCAGCGCGTCATCCTGCGCACTGGCGGTAACGGCAAGCTGATTAAGCCCTAAAAATAGGCGAATCGACTCCAACCCCAAAGTGGGGAAGGTGGCGCTTCCTATACGATAAAAGAGGGGTAGATGGCGCAAAATACCATCGGTATCCGCCGGCAATTCCAAAACCGCATTACCCTCAGCGGCCTGTTCCAGCAGGGGTAAATTGACCGTAGCAGCCTGGTAGTCGGGCAGCATGGTGCGTATATCGCCACCAAAGACAAACAACCCCCCTTTGGGCTGAGGTTGACCGCTGACGTCTTTGGCTAGCGTAGCTGGGCTAGCGGTGACAAAGCCTGTAACAACGGAGCTCTGGGCGATCTGTTGGGCAAAGATCTCATCATGATCTGGTAGCTTTGCAAGGGCCGTTTGCAGCGCAGATTGTCCAGGCCAGTTTTGCATCATCTGTTTTGGTGAGGTACGGTCGGGTTCAGCAAACAGCATGTCAAAGGCAATCGCCTGGGCACCCATGGCATTGAGTTGAGCGACAATCTCCGCAATGCGGGTGCGGGGCCAGGGCCACTGCCCGATGCTTTGCAAACTGGCATCATCAATGGCGATCACCCGCAGCGGAAGATGCTCTGGGTATACGCGGGGAGAGAGCTGCTGCAATTGATCAAAGCTCATCAACCGCAGCCGCTGACGGAGCGGTGGATCAACAATCTGTATAATAATCAATACCATTAATAACAGAAAGGAGATCCAAAATTTGGGCTGCAAAAAGATGGCCCTGATACGTTTCATGGTGGACTCCAAGCTTGGGTCAAATAACCATCATGCCAGTTAATGCGCGGTCATAGGCATGTTAAGGGGGTGGCGGTGGCGGTGGCGGTGGCGGTGGTAGTATCTTATGCAGGGGGTCTAAACCCATGCCTTGGGGAGGTGGTGGTGCGCCTGCGCCGCCCATACCGCCAGCGGCCATACCACCAAGGTTCATACCGCCAAGTGAGCCTGCCCCCATCATCCCCGATAGCTTAGGGGGGGGCTCGGCGCCAGGACCGCTACCGCCGGGACCATCGTTGCCCGGGCCACCGCTATTGGCCCCGGCAGTGCTGTCGTTTGCCCCGGCGCTCCCGGGTTGGCCTGCGTGCTCTGGCTCGCCATGATCATCTTGTGCGCCTTGTTGGTTAGAATCCCCTCTGCGCTGCATGGTGTTGTGTCCCTGGTTTAGGTTCAGTTTCATCGGGGTCATGCGGGGCATGGTACTGAAATTTTTCACGAGGGCGTTGCTGCCAGCATGAACCAGCAGCGTACCCGCCGCATTGCTTACATCCACCGCACCCTCACGCACGGACACATGCAACTCGGTACCAACGCTGGCCATATAGTCGGTACCCCGGACCCCCAGCATGGCCATAGCTGTATTGACGCGATAGTTTTTTTTGACCTTTTTCCCAATGCTACCTGTTAACGTATGGATAGCCCCTCCCAGCAAGCTAAAGTTCGCCCGATCAGTGGGGTTTTCTTGTCCGCTAAAGTGATAGTCATCTATGGCAAAGCGGCTGTTGCGATAGAGTGACAGTAACATGCCATCGCGAAAACGCAGTTGCACATAACCATCTTTAGCCGTGACCAAGGTCTGCCCGCTATAGATGGTGTCCCCTTTTTTCAAAGGCTGCATGGGCTGATCGGTTTGACTTACCTGCACCTCTCCCGTAACCAACAAGGCTGTCGCCGCTGATTGGGGTTCTGCCCATAGCGGTGGTTGCCACACCAACAGCAGAGCCAACAGCACCATAACATTCAATCCAAAAGTCTTAACTTGCGGTTTCATTAAAAACTCCATTGG
Protein-coding sequences here:
- a CDS encoding CHASE2 domain-containing protein yields the protein MKRIRAIFLQPKFWISFLLLMVLIIIQIVDPPLRQRLRLMSFDQLQQLSPRVYPEHLPLRVIAIDDASLQSIGQWPWPRTRIAEIVAQLNAMGAQAIAFDMLFAEPDRTSPKQMMQNWPGQSALQTALAKLPDHDEIFAQQIAQSSVVTGFVTASPATLAKDVSGQPQPKGGLFVFGGDIRTMLPDYQAATVNLPLLEQAAEGNAVLELPADTDGILRHLPLFYRIGSATFPTLGLESIRLFLGLNQLAVTASAQDDALGPAGLRRLKLASIERPITAAGEVFLHYRPLNPSRYISAAELLKGKVEPALIANHLVFIAATSKGLGDTIFTPLKELVPGVEVHVQLTEQLIEGNYLQQPPLLDDKIVTGFILFWLLLYTLLARFRPVWAILFVVAAMVGFASYCWHLFSQQQIFIDPLYPILCMLLLFVSTLIPQYLQLAKDERWVKDAFVRYVSPNRVKYLVENKDSLKLGGEERECSFVMTDLEGFTSLMEQYKPPTLVAMLNGYLDGMVSIAFQHEGTLDRIVGDAVAVLFSTPLPQADHAARAIACARDMDIFAQQFRQQQQAQGIPLGCTRIGVHTGRVIVGNFGGSKLLDYRALGDPINTAARLESVNKHLGTRVCISVASVMQDATFIGRPVGALILKGKSQPLEVFEPLSQESYDSPQMQAYLAAYQQLQQGESQAAKTFDDLLTRYPTDPLIQWHVKRLQQGQSGVEMTMSQK
- a CDS encoding FecR family protein, coding for MKPQVKTFGLNVMVLLALLLVWQPPLWAEPQSAATALLVTGEVQVSQTDQPMQPLKKGDTIYSGQTLVTAKDGYVQLRFRDGMLLSLYRNSRFAIDDYHFSGQENPTDRANFSLLGGAIHTLTGSIGKKVKKNYRVNTAMAMLGVRGTDYMASVGTELHVSVREGAVDVSNAAGTLLVHAGSNALVKNFSTMPRMTPMKLNLNQGHNTMQRRGDSNQQGAQDDHGEPEHAGQPGSAGANDSTAGANSGGPGNDGPGGSGPGAEPPPKLSGMMGAGSLGGMNLGGMAAGGMGGAGAPPPPQGMGLDPLHKILPPPPPPPPPPP